The following proteins come from a genomic window of Populus nigra chromosome 6, ddPopNigr1.1, whole genome shotgun sequence:
- the LOC133696909 gene encoding pentatricopeptide repeat-containing protein At3g22670, mitochondrial-like: MLSSASQRKMQPKLQMLKLYRKSLSPKPLLANYLLPKLLCNLTELTLACDSPNSPQPRPSILSTWLCNDQKPKVGKPTNGHFFIPSHANCDIYPNIESHKNIASLSLLSEVSDSDVRKVGEILKKHYSSDDAVVEALNESGISATHDLVSQLLKRFSNQWLMALGVFIWAKNQSGYVHKPEIYNSMIDILGKSRKFSLMWDLVQEMSGLNGYVSLVTMGKVMKRLVRDGKYNEAIDAFRGLEKFGLSKSTEAMNVLMDILARNGRVEDARTVALEFEGCLTLDYRSYNILSSGYCKARMFGDARKTMEEMEERGFHPNVVSYTAFIEAYGEQKDFRNVEIILNEMQEKGCPPDLITYTVYIRALGKARQINKALEVCEEIKRNGFVLGTQFYCSLIHSLCLSGRLKDAWNIFEDVGKQGVGRDLGMYKAMISAACALSQDESALKLLHKMEEDSCKPDVQTYAPLLKMCCRKKSMKMLKFLLIHMFENDVSIDIVTYDLLVHGLRKQGKLKYACFFFQEAVLKGMVPCDKTYKILLEELERENMAEMKGKIEKLMLRAKELNRI, from the coding sequence ATGCTTTCATCTGCTTCTCAAAGAAAAATGCAGCCAAAACTCCAAATGCTCAAGCTCTATCGAAAATCCCTCTCTCCTAAACCCCTCCTAGCCAACTACTTACTACCTAAACTCCTATGCAACCTGACCGAGTTAACTCTCGCTTGCGACTCACCCAACTCGCCTCAGCCCCGGCCTTCTATCCTCTCAACTTGGCTCTGTAACGACCAGAAACCAAAAGTCGGAAAACCGACCAACGgacatttttttattccttcacATGCCAACTGCGACATATATCCCAACATCGAGTCCCACAAAAATATTGCTAGTCTCTCGCTATTATCGGAAGTGAGCGATAGTGATGTGCGTAAAGTGGGTGAAATCCTAAAGAAACACTACTCATCTGACGATGCTGTTGTCGAAGCGTTAAATGAGAGTGGTATCAGTGCAACACATGATTTGGTCTCGCAGCTTTTGAAGAGATTTAGCAATCAATGGTTGATGGCTTTGGGAGTTTTCATTTGGGCAAAAAATCAATCAGGTTATGTGCATAAACCTGAGATATATAATTCCATGATTGATATATTAGGGAAGTCCAGGAAATTTAGTCTTATGTGGGATTTAGTTCAGGAAATGAGTGGACTAAATGGGTATGTTTCATTGGTTACCATGGGGAAAGTAATGAAGCGGCTCGTTAGAGATGGCAAGTATAATGAAGCTATTGATGCATTTAGAGGATTGGAGAAATTCGGTTTGAGTAAAAGCACAGAGGCAATGAATGTGCTGATGGATATTTTGGCTAGGAACGGTCGTGTTGAGGATGCTCGTACTGTGGCTTTAGAGTTTGAGGGTTGTTTAACTTTAGATTATCGTAGTTACAATATTTTGTCATCTGGATATTGCAAAGCAAGGATGTTTGGTGATGCAAGAAAGACTATGGAAGAAATGGAGGAACGTGGTTTTCATCCTAATGTTGTTTCGTACACCGCTTTCATTGAAGCATACGGTGAGCAGAAGGATTTTCGAAATgttgaaatcattttaaatGAGATGCAAGAGAAGGGTTGCCCGCCTGATTTGATTACATATACTGTTTATATACGTGCTCTTGGGAAAGCGAGGCAAATAAATAAAGCTTTGGAGGTCTGCgaggaaataaaaagaaatggtttCGTGCTTGGTACTCAGTTCTACTGTTCGTTAATTCATAGTTTATGTCTGTCTGGAAGGCTCAAGGATGCTTGGAATATTTTTGAGGACGTGGGAAAGCAAGGAGTTGGTCGGGATTTGGGGATGTATAAAGCCATGATTTCTGCTGCTTGTGCACTTTCGCAGGATGAGAGTGCTTTAAAGCTGCTCCACAAAATGGAGGAGGACTCTTGCAAACCAGATGTCCAGACTTATGCGCCTCTGTTAAAGATGTGTTGCAGGAAGAAGAGCATGAAAATGCTCAAATTTCTGCTGATTCACATGTTTGAGAACGATGTCAGTATTGATATTGTGACATACGACCTATTAGTGCACGGCCTCCGTAAGCAAGGGAAACTCAAATACGCTTGCTTCTTCTTTCAAGAAGCAGTGTTGAAGGGCATGGTCCCTTGTGATAAGACATACAAGATTTTGTTGGAGGAACTTGAGAGAGAGAATATGGCAGAAATGAAGGGAAAGATTGAGAAGTTGATGTTACGGGCAAAGGAGCTAAACAGGATTTAG
- the LOC133697881 gene encoding DExH-box ATP-dependent RNA helicase DExH16, mitochondrial isoform X1 has protein sequence MAAFLLRHRQVSTLGVSGILKADKLDPCRPHVESRLGARAGVCNLLREYSTCNDNRAHKFDFLDLTCPHAWYPVARRKNRKIFLHVGPTNSGKTYHALKQLESSPSGVYCGPLRLLAWEVAKRLNKANVPCDLITGQEREEVNGAKHKAVTVEMADVTSNYSCAVVDEIQMLGCMTRGFSFTRALLGISADELHLCGDPAAVPLIQEILKPTGDDIHVQYYERLSPLVPSQKPLGSFKNIQTGDCIVTFSRREIYKLKGQIERGRKHLCSVVYGSLPPETRTRQATMFNDASSEFDVLVASDAIGMGLNLNISRIIFSTMKKFDGVEMRDLTISEVKQIAGRAGRYGSDFPVGEVTCLYADDLPLLHSSLKSPSPILECAGLFPTFDLIFMYSRLHPKKGLYRIMEHFLENAKLSENYFIANCEEMLKVAAVVDVLPISLHDKYLFVISPVDMRDEISSQGLTQFAQNYAQKGIVRLKEIFTPGTLQVPKTESALKELESIHKVLDLYVWLSFRLEDSFPDRELAASQKAICGLLIEEFLERFGWQKQPKTRKLPSRVNSGFLVSKETWQYV, from the exons atggctGCTTTCTTACTTCGCCATCGACAGGTCTCAACTTTGGGAGTTTCTGGCAttctaaaag CAGATAAATTGGATCCATGCCGGCCACATGTAGAATCAAGGCTTGGAGCTCGAGCTGGTGTTTGCAATTTGTTAAGGGAGTACAGCACCTGCAACGACAATCGTGCCCACAAGTttgattttttggatttgac TTGTCCTCATGCATGGTACCCTGTTGCACGAAGAAAGAATCGCAAGATTTTCCTTCATGTGGGCCCCACAAATAGTGGTAAAACATACCATGCTTTGAAGCAGCTTGAGTCAAGTCCTTCTG GTGTCTATTGTGGTCCTTTGAGATTGCTTGCATGGGAGGTGGCAAAAAGGTTGAACAAGGCAAATGTTCCTTGTGATTTAATAACAGGGCAAGAGAGAGAGGAAGTTAACGGGGCAAAGCACAAAGCTGTGACAGTTGAAATGGCTGATGTAACCTCAAATTATAGCTGCGCTGTTGTTGATGAAATTCAG ATGTTGGGGTGCATGACAAGGGGTTTCTCATTTACACGTGCTCTTTTAGGTATCTCTGCTGATGAACTCCACCTCTGTGGAGATCCTGCTGCAGTTCCTCTTATTCAGGAAATACTAAAACCGACTGGCGATGATATCCAT GTTCAATACTATGAGAGACTTTCACCTTTAGTTCCATCACAGAAACCTCTTGGATCATTTAAGAATATACAAACAGGTGATTGCATTGTAACCTTTTCACGTCGCGAGATATACAAATTGAAG GGACAAATTGAAAGAGGGAGGAAGCATCTTTGTTCTGTTGTTTATGGTTCACTGCCACCTGAAACTCGAACCAGACAG GCAACAATGTTCAATGATGCAAGCAGTGAATTTGATGTTCTTGTGGCTAGTGATGCCATTGGGATGGGtctaaacctgaatatttctaGGATCATATTTTCAACTATGAAAAAGTTTGACGGTGTTGAGATGCGGGACCTCACGATATCAGAGGTTAAACAAATTGCAG GGAGAGCTGGCAGGTATGGATCAGACTTTCCAGTTGGAGAAGTGACCTGTTTATATGCGGATGATCTACCCTTGCTTCATTCATCATTGAAATCGCCTTCTCCTATTTTGGAG TGTGCCGGATTATTCCCCACTTTTGATCTCATATTTATGTATTCACGTTTACACCCAAAAAAAGGCCTCTACCGGATAATG GAGCATTTTCTAGAGAATGCCAAATTATCTGAAAACTATTTCATTGCCAACTGTGAGGAAATGCTG AAAGTTGCTGCGGTTGTTGATGTATTGCCCATTTCATTACATGATAAATACCTTTTTGTTATCAG TCCTGTTGACATGCGCGATGAAATTTCATCTCAGGGTCTTACGCAG TTTGCCCAAAACTATGCACAGAAAGGCATCGTTCGACTTAAAGAAATATTTACACCGGGGACACTTCAGGTGCCAAAAACAGAGTCTGCACTCAAGGAGCTTGAATCTATTCACAAG GTCTTGGATCTCTATGTATGGTTAAGTTTCCGTTTGGAGGATTCATTTCCTGACCGAGAGCTCGCAGCCTCCCAGAAGGCTATATGTGGCCT GTTGATCGAGGAATTCCTGGAAAGATTCGGGTGGCAGAAGCAGCCAAAAACAAGAAAGTTACCATCACGTGTTAACTCTGGTTTTCTGGTATCCAAAGAAACTTGGCAATATGTATGA
- the LOC133697881 gene encoding DExH-box ATP-dependent RNA helicase DExH16, mitochondrial isoform X2, translating into MAAFLLRHRQVSTLGVSGILKDKLDPCRPHVESRLGARAGVCNLLREYSTCNDNRAHKFDFLDLTCPHAWYPVARRKNRKIFLHVGPTNSGKTYHALKQLESSPSGVYCGPLRLLAWEVAKRLNKANVPCDLITGQEREEVNGAKHKAVTVEMADVTSNYSCAVVDEIQMLGCMTRGFSFTRALLGISADELHLCGDPAAVPLIQEILKPTGDDIHVQYYERLSPLVPSQKPLGSFKNIQTGDCIVTFSRREIYKLKGQIERGRKHLCSVVYGSLPPETRTRQATMFNDASSEFDVLVASDAIGMGLNLNISRIIFSTMKKFDGVEMRDLTISEVKQIAGRAGRYGSDFPVGEVTCLYADDLPLLHSSLKSPSPILECAGLFPTFDLIFMYSRLHPKKGLYRIMEHFLENAKLSENYFIANCEEMLKVAAVVDVLPISLHDKYLFVISPVDMRDEISSQGLTQFAQNYAQKGIVRLKEIFTPGTLQVPKTESALKELESIHKVLDLYVWLSFRLEDSFPDRELAASQKAICGLLIEEFLERFGWQKQPKTRKLPSRVNSGFLVSKETWQYV; encoded by the exons atggctGCTTTCTTACTTCGCCATCGACAGGTCTCAACTTTGGGAGTTTCTGGCAttctaaaag ATAAATTGGATCCATGCCGGCCACATGTAGAATCAAGGCTTGGAGCTCGAGCTGGTGTTTGCAATTTGTTAAGGGAGTACAGCACCTGCAACGACAATCGTGCCCACAAGTttgattttttggatttgac TTGTCCTCATGCATGGTACCCTGTTGCACGAAGAAAGAATCGCAAGATTTTCCTTCATGTGGGCCCCACAAATAGTGGTAAAACATACCATGCTTTGAAGCAGCTTGAGTCAAGTCCTTCTG GTGTCTATTGTGGTCCTTTGAGATTGCTTGCATGGGAGGTGGCAAAAAGGTTGAACAAGGCAAATGTTCCTTGTGATTTAATAACAGGGCAAGAGAGAGAGGAAGTTAACGGGGCAAAGCACAAAGCTGTGACAGTTGAAATGGCTGATGTAACCTCAAATTATAGCTGCGCTGTTGTTGATGAAATTCAG ATGTTGGGGTGCATGACAAGGGGTTTCTCATTTACACGTGCTCTTTTAGGTATCTCTGCTGATGAACTCCACCTCTGTGGAGATCCTGCTGCAGTTCCTCTTATTCAGGAAATACTAAAACCGACTGGCGATGATATCCAT GTTCAATACTATGAGAGACTTTCACCTTTAGTTCCATCACAGAAACCTCTTGGATCATTTAAGAATATACAAACAGGTGATTGCATTGTAACCTTTTCACGTCGCGAGATATACAAATTGAAG GGACAAATTGAAAGAGGGAGGAAGCATCTTTGTTCTGTTGTTTATGGTTCACTGCCACCTGAAACTCGAACCAGACAG GCAACAATGTTCAATGATGCAAGCAGTGAATTTGATGTTCTTGTGGCTAGTGATGCCATTGGGATGGGtctaaacctgaatatttctaGGATCATATTTTCAACTATGAAAAAGTTTGACGGTGTTGAGATGCGGGACCTCACGATATCAGAGGTTAAACAAATTGCAG GGAGAGCTGGCAGGTATGGATCAGACTTTCCAGTTGGAGAAGTGACCTGTTTATATGCGGATGATCTACCCTTGCTTCATTCATCATTGAAATCGCCTTCTCCTATTTTGGAG TGTGCCGGATTATTCCCCACTTTTGATCTCATATTTATGTATTCACGTTTACACCCAAAAAAAGGCCTCTACCGGATAATG GAGCATTTTCTAGAGAATGCCAAATTATCTGAAAACTATTTCATTGCCAACTGTGAGGAAATGCTG AAAGTTGCTGCGGTTGTTGATGTATTGCCCATTTCATTACATGATAAATACCTTTTTGTTATCAG TCCTGTTGACATGCGCGATGAAATTTCATCTCAGGGTCTTACGCAG TTTGCCCAAAACTATGCACAGAAAGGCATCGTTCGACTTAAAGAAATATTTACACCGGGGACACTTCAGGTGCCAAAAACAGAGTCTGCACTCAAGGAGCTTGAATCTATTCACAAG GTCTTGGATCTCTATGTATGGTTAAGTTTCCGTTTGGAGGATTCATTTCCTGACCGAGAGCTCGCAGCCTCCCAGAAGGCTATATGTGGCCT GTTGATCGAGGAATTCCTGGAAAGATTCGGGTGGCAGAAGCAGCCAAAAACAAGAAAGTTACCATCACGTGTTAACTCTGGTTTTCTGGTATCCAAAGAAACTTGGCAATATGTATGA
- the LOC133696864 gene encoding pentatricopeptide repeat-containing protein At3g22670, mitochondrial-like: MAVNLQIPRLFQKSLSPKPYQINHLLLKYLCTTPEFPLTTHDTSNSPESPDLPTWLSNSQNQKPSDPDDGDFVIPSLANWVENPNLETHRNVPSPLLFEPQVSNADKLSEILKKRYSSEAAVVKALNESGIDATNELVSQILMRFDSHCVVAFGVFIWAKNQTSYVHTPELYDYMIDILGKFKKFSLMWNLVEEMKGLNGYVSLATASKVMRRLAKARKYKDAIDVFRGIEKYGVSKDREALNVLMDALVKEGDVEDAHSAFLEFKDCITLDSSSFNILIHGYCKARMFVIARKIMEEMEKHGFHPDVVSYSCFIAAYCEQKDFRNVEAVFDEMQEKGCKPNVITYTTVMHALGKARQLNEALEVYEKMKRNGCLPDSKFYSSLIYVLSQSGRIKDAWDVFEDMEKQGVCRNLWVYNTMISSACAHSQGGSALKLLERMEGDSCKPDVKTYAPLLKMCCRRKSVKLLKFLLSHMFKNNVSVDLGTYTLLVNEFCRNGKLEHACFYFQEAVLKGMVPMVKTFKALVEELEQKNMKEMKEKIEKLMFQARERNLT, translated from the coding sequence ATGGCAGTAAACCTCCAAATTCCCAGGCTCTTTCAAAAGTCCCTCTCTCCAAAACCTTACCAAATCAATCACTTATTACTCAAATATCTATGCACCACACCCGAGTTTCCCCTCACTACTCATGACACATCCAACTCGCCTGAGTCTCCTGATCTCCCAACTTGGCTCTCCAACAGCCAAAACCAAAAACCCTCTGACCCGGATGATGGAGATTTTGTTATCCCTTCGCTTGCCAACTGGGTCGAGAATCCCAACCTTGAAACGCACAGAAACGTGCCCAGTCCCTTGCTATTCGAACCACAAGTTAGCAATGCCGATAAATTGAGTGAAATCCTTAAAAAACGCTACTCATCTGAAGCTGCTGTTGTGAAGGCGTTGAATGAGAGCGGTATTGATGCCACAAATgagttggtttcacagattttgATGAGATTTGACAGCCATTGTGTCGTGGCTTTTGGGGTTTTCATTTGggcaaaaaatcaaacaagttaTGTGCATACACCTGAGTTATATGATTACATGATTGATATATTAGGGAAGTTCAAGAAGTTTAGTCTTATGTGGAATTTAGTTGAGGAAATGAAAGGGTTAAATGGGTACGTTTCATTGGCGACAGCGAGCAAGGTAATGAGGCGGCTCGCTAAAGCTCGAAAGTATAAAGATGCTATCGATGTATTTAGAGGAATTGAGAAATATGGTGTTAGCAAAGACAGAGAGGCATTGAATGTCCTAATGGATGCATTGGTGAAGGAGGGCGATGTTGAGGATGCTCATAGTGCGTTTTTAGAGTTTAAGGATTGTATAACTCTGGATTCTAGTAGTTTCAATATCTTGATACATGGGTATTGCAAAGCACGGATGTTTGTTATTGCAAGAAAGATAATGGAAGAAATGGAGAAACACGGGTTTCACCCTGACGTTGTTTCATACTCTTGTTTCATAGCAGCATATTGTGAACAGAAGGATTTTAGAAATGTAGAAGCTGTTTTTGATGAGATGCAAGAAAAGGGTTGCAAGCCTAATGTCATTACATATACTACTGTTATGCATGCTTTAGGGAAAGCAAGGCAACTAAATGAAGCTTTGGAGGtttatgaaaaaatgaaaagaaatggttGTCTGCCAGATTCTAAATTTTATAGCTCCTTAATATATGTATTAAGTCAGTCCGGAAGGATAAAAGATGCTTGGGATGTATTTGAGGACATGGAAAAGCAAGGTGTTTGTCGGAATTTGTGGGTATATAATACCATGATTTCTTCTGCTTGTGCACATTCTCAAGGAGGGAGTGCTTTAAAGTTGCTTGAAAGAATGGAAGGGGATTCTTGCAAGCCAGATGTCAAGACTTACGCACCTTTATTGAAGATGTGTTGCAGGAGGAAATCTGTTAAGCTGCTCAAGTTTCTTTTGAGTCACATGTTCAAGAACAATGTCAGTGTTGATCTTGGTACATATACTCTTTTGGTGAATGAATTTTGTAGGAATGGGAAACTTGAACATGCTTGCTTCTACTTTCAAGAAGCTGTGTTGAAGGGAATGGTTCCTATGGTTAAGACATTCAAGGCGCTGGTGGAGGAGCTTGAACAAAAGAATATGAAAGAAATGAAGGAAAAGATTGAGAAGTTGATGTTTCAGGCGAGAGAGCGAAATTTGACTTAG
- the LOC133696819 gene encoding pentatricopeptide repeat-containing protein At3g22670, mitochondrial-like has product MLHISFSSKGVRHVLTFCIQISEGKKMQPKLTILKLFRNSLAPVPHQINRLLAKHLSTITQFPPTHDSPFSPESPSRLTRDPKLCDPENGNFFISPLANWVDNPTLENFESIAAESGTGGDIDKVKGILKRHFPSEDAVVKALDESGINATNDLVSQLLERFNNQWITALGVFIWAKNQTGYVHTPRLYDLVVDILGKCKKFGIMWKVVNEMNELNGHVSFSTMSIVVRRLASSGMYKDAIDVLRGLEKYRVKKDTVALNMVMHALAKQGGAKDAYSVFLEFKDSITLDSHSFNILIHGYCEARMLDDARKTMEEMEKHGFRPDASSYTCFIKAYCKQKDFRNVEVILNEMGEKGCEPDVIAYSIYIRALGKARKINEALEVYEKMNKNSCKPDAKFFSTLIYVLGRSGRLNDAWYVFEDMENHGVSRDLWTYNAMIYHACANRQGNSALKLLERMEVNSCKPDLETYQPLLKMCCKMKDMKVLKFLLSHMFNNNVRIDLSTYALLIRELAESGKLEHACFFFQDAVLNGIVPKERTYEILLKELGQNNMVEMKGKIEKLMLQAKEQI; this is encoded by the coding sequence ATGCTCCATATTTCCTTCTCTTCAAAGGGCGTCCGGCATGTTCTTACATTCTGCATCCAGATttcagagggaaaaaaaatgcagcCAAAACTCACAATACTCAAGCTCTTCAGAAATTCCCTTGCTCCAGTGCCTCATCAAATCAATCGCTTGTTAGCCAAGCACCTATCAACCATTACCCAGTTTCCCCCCACCCATGACTCACCCTTCTCGCCTGAGTCTCCCAGCCGACTTACTAGGGACCCAAAACTCTGTGATCCAGAAaatggaaatttttttatttctccacTTGCCAATTGGGTCGATAATCCCACCCTTGAAAACTTCGAAAGCATTGCAGCTGAGAGTGGCACTGGCGGGGACATTGATAAAGTAAAAGGAATCCTTAAAAGACACTTCCCATCCGAGGATGCTGTTGTAAAGGCGTTGGATGAGAGTGGAATAAATGCAACAAATGATTTGGTTTCGCAGCTTTTGGAGAGGTTTAACAATCAATGGATCACGGCTCTTGGTGTTTTCATCTGGGCAAAGAATCAAACAGGCTATGTGCATACACCTCGGTTATATGATCTCGTGGTTGATATACTAGGGAAGTGCAAGAAGTTTGGTATTATGTGGAAAGTAGTCAATGAAATGAATGAGTTAAACGGGCATGTTTCATTTTCCACGATGAGCATTGTAGTGAGGCGGCTGGCTAGTTCTGGTATGTACAAAGATGCTATTGACGTACTTAGAGGGCTGGAGAAATATCGTGTGAAGAAAGATACGGTGGCATTGAATATGGTAATGCATGCACTGGCGAAGCAAGGTGGTGCTAAGGATGCTTACAGTGTGTTTTTAGAGTTTAAGGATTCTATAACCTTGGATTCTCATAGTTTCAATATTTTGATACATGGGTATTGCGAAGCAAGAATGTTAGATGATGCAAGAAAAACAATGGAAGAAATGGAGAAACACGGATTTCGTCCTGATGCTTCCTCGTACACTTGTTTTATTAAAGCATATTGTAAGCAGAAGGATTTTCGAAATGTTGAAGTTATATTGAATGAGATGGGAGAAAAGGGTTGCGAGCCTGATGTTATTGCATATTCTATTTATATTCGTGCTCTAgggaaagcaagaaaaataaatgaagctTTGGAGGTTTatgaaaaaatgaataaaaatagttgCAAGCCTGATGCTAAATTTTTTAGTACACTCATCTACGTGCTAGGTCGGTCTGGAAGGCTTAACGATGCTTGGTATGTATTTGAGGATATGGAAAATCATGGGGTTAGTCGGGATTTGTGGACGTATAATGCCATGATTTATCATGCTTGTGCAAATCGGCAAGGGAACAGTGCTTTAAAGCTGCTTGAGAGGATGGAGGTGAATTCTTGCAAGCCAGATCTTGAGACTTATCAGCCTTTATTGAAGATGTGTTGCAAGATGAAGGACATGAAGGTGCTCAAGTTTCTGTTGAGTCACATGTTCAATAACAATGTTCGCATTGATCTTAGCACATATGCTCTTTTGATTCGTGAACTCGCTGAGAGCGGGAAACTTGAACATGCTTGCTTCTTCTTTCAAGATGCGGTGTTGAATGGAATTGTTCCTAAGGAAAGGACATACGAGATTTTACTGAAAGAACTCGGGCAAAATAATATGGTTGAAATGAAGGGAAAGATTGAAAAGTTGATGTTACAGGCGAAAGAGCAGATATGA